GAATGTTGACCTTTAGCACAGGCACCACTGGATGGCTTGGGATAGCAATCGTAAATCGAACAAGGGTGGGTTGGTAATTAGACATGAAAGCACCAGTAGATTGCTTGAGATATCATTCGTAAATCCACAAGAGAGGGTGTTTATAATTAGACAGAAAAGCTTTGCATTGAGATAGCATTCATAAATCCACAAGGGAGGGTGAGTTGGTAATTAGACAGAAAAGCTTTGCATTGCGAGAGCTCATGTTGAAAACTTGTTTGCTTTTATGTTGACTGCCTTTAGTGTTGACTGTTGATTTATGTGACTATTATCTTGCAGGCAACGATCTTGAAGTAGTCACGAAACTACATAATCAAAGAACTGAAACTAGACTCGACCAAAACAGTAAGTTTATAATTTTTTTTctccattcaaaatttgaattttaagTGGCTCTTATTAGGATCAGAAGTCTACTTGGGCTTGGTACGAAGTTGGAACTTAATTCCCCAATCCTTGAAGGTTGTCCCAACTTAGCTGCCAGTGAGCTGAGCCACACTTGAGCTCAAACTTTTTATGTCACTATTAAGCAAAAGCTAGGGCTCAGCTCCCTCAAAATTTAAGCTTGATGCGACCCCATTAATTATCATGCTCAGTTAAGCAAGCTAGATTTTGACTCAAAATTGATAACTTTCGAGTGGATTAAGCTCAGGTGACTTCATAAAATCCAAACTCATAAACAGCTCCAAGCGCAAAACAATTAAGAGGTTGAAAATATTTCAAGTTGAATCGGTATAACCTGAAGCTCGACTCTATCCATTTAAAGCCCTAATATTTGTAGTCAACTACTTGAACTCCACGTAACTGAGCGAGCTCAAGATGTTCAAATTAAATAACCCACCTTAGAATCAGTGAAACCCGAGAACAATGACGAAATGCAGAAAGTAAAACAAGAACCAGCTGGATGTGATTCAAAACCAAGCAAATTTCAGAAACACGAAAGTTCGCATAGCTGTCCGAATTAAAAAGTACGGCTCGAGTTTATAGATCCAAACAAGTTGAGTCATCCCACCTTGACCCATCTCATTTCTTCATGTCATATCCAACAGAAAATATGAAAATTTGGATTGGCCAAAGTAAAGTTAGAACTAAAGATCATGCATCACCTGCTAAATATGGCTAAACACCACCAACATCTAATTTTTAATGACATTGGCACCATCTATTTTCATGTTAACTTTGATACCAGATTATAAAGATGTGAGCATATGATTCTCCTTGAATAGTTGACAGAACAGGATTAGACCCCGTTGCATGATTAAATGGGTCAAATATGATTAACATATGCTCAACAATCTTCTTTATCTGTTGAAAGAAGTAACATAATCGACCATCTCAAGATGATGATAAGATCAATCATACCGAGTGTTAAATGTTTTGTTTACCTGATTCTAAAAACCTGTGCTAGTAGACGTATTTACACAACGGTTAGTAGTCATTTTCCTGTACTACGAAAGATCAATCATCCACTTCACTCTCAAAATAGATCCTCAGAACCAAAGTTTGCATTTTGCAAAAACAATGTTTCTGTGAAATGAGAATCAATGACCTTCCAGTTGAAAATGTTCAAACAATCTCAAAATCTGGAATCTATTATTATATCCTCGGATGTTTTATTATCATTTACATCCTCTAAAACGGTGCCAAATAAAACTTCTAAAAAGGGCACTTATCCTCTATGTCAAGCGTTGAAATCTCAAACAGAAGCTTATTAAGTCTTTTAACTGTTTATCCACGTGTTGTTATTAGAAATCTCAATCTCAATAATACTTTTAATTGTACATATTTCCAACATATTCAAGTAAGCGACAAAATCCTCTTAATTCATTCATACACAACGAGTCTTATTGAAGTAATAACTGACAAAATCCACTTAACCACCTCCATCCCATATCAATAATCCCGACACAACATATGGATTTATTGATCCCGAAACTATTGATGTAAGCCTCTAAATCATGCACGCAAACACTAGGATGTTACTCGTGAAACCTGTTTTCTCTCTGTTATTTATTTACCCATGCGAGGTAATAACTCACCTTAGTAGTATGAGTCGGAAACCCTGCCACCACCCACATAGCCATCACCACTCATACGATGATTTGAGTAGGCAGGAGAATATGATTCTGCACGCATCTGATTATAAAAAAATATTGGAATAATGTTAGCAACATACATAAAAGATAGAACATAATAAAAACTAGAGATGGGAATCTGAGCCCTATCTACTTTTGAATGGTTGATTCTGGTTGTATTGAACTTTTCCAATGTGTATAACAACGCTTGAACCATTGTAAGTCACCTCATTTCAGCATTTAAATGGTTATTGTACTAAtataaatcttataattattattattattacgttttttgtaattattataatttttatgattaaATGCACAAATTAGTACCCAACTTTACCAAATATCCCATTTTGGGTAATCAAGTTTCAACTTTTACTCATCAATTTGAAGTACATAATTTTGAGACCGagtgggatttttttttttttgtttttttttgtttttgttttttttatttaccTTTTGAATCAACATGACACCACAATAATGTTACGTGGACATCAAAAACCGATTTTAAACCTTTTGAAGCATCACATGACCCAATAGCCCTTTATCAAAAAACCTTTTTTAAAACTAATGATGAACCCATTTTGAAAGTTTAAAAAACTTAGATACcttctaaaaatagaaataaaggctCTGTACCCAAAATGAGAAATTAGGTAAAGTTAACTCCCCTTTTGTCCCATTAAGTGTTACGGGTCAACTCAACCGGTTTTGACAACCATAACACAATCGACACAAGACATTCATCTTGTCAcctataataaaaaaattaaaaacaacgaAACATACTTCTGATCGTGAAGGGATGTAGTCTCTTGACTCACGTTCTCTGCCATATCTAGGGTACATCTCTTCGGTATCCTCGTTGTCGATACCCACTGATATATTTGAGATATAAAGACCAAAAATGGTTTTAGCTTAAGgacaatataatcaaaatacacaTAAAGATAAGAAATACTACAACTTCATACCTCGTCGATAGCCTACACTGGAGGTATTCTTATCATACAGTCCATGAGAAGAGCTTTGATTACTTCCATTATACCCAGAACGGGATCCACGTGCCACCCTGACAAAAAGCTTACATATTAGAAacgttaattaatttaatttaattattacatATAGGAAAACTGAAAATCGACAAACCTAGTAGGTTCATTTCCATATATCCTATCATTATACACCATATCCGAACTATTTCCATAATCAAAATCTGTCCTTGACTGCCTCCTGGATGTTTCCGTATAACGTGGATGATGTTCTTGTTCCTCCTATATACACCCCGGTCAGCAAAACAAAGGTAAGTAGCGgtaatgatgaagatgcataatttTTGCACCCGACTAAGGGGCATTTTAAgtacaatatatttatatttatatttatatttatatttattaataattataagaaaTGATATCCTTGCAAAAGGTCTCGGGTCTCAAGTTCAAATTTTGTGGTGGCTAGtaaagggttggaaacagccagagaGTAATCCTTCTAGGCTGCATACACTAGAGTATGGGGTCCGATACCCGCCCTCCCAGGTTTAGTAGAGTATGGGCCCTCCtgggtaacccgaacagggaaaaaTATTATAACTTTTTTATAAGAAATGATAAAGCTCTTCTTTTAACTGTGTGGCGGACAACATAAACGAAATCAACCCATCAACCGATAGTAAATGAAGTGAGACGGACAACATTAACGAAATCCACCCATAAACCAATTGTAGGTGAAGGGAGCTTTGATTTAAGGAGTAGATAAAAAGTAATTGACTTACAATTGATGAATAAGGTCGCTTTAAGCCAGATGTGGAACTAAAGTTGCGGCTACCGCCATCATTATATCGTGATGGATGGTCTACATATGTGTATcttccaccatcatcatcattatcatcatagaaATGAGAACTTCCCCGATTAGGAGCACGGGAAACAGTCCTCGAAGAATCTTCCATGTACCCGGCCCCACGTGAAGAGTAAGAATCTCTATACGGCTGCCTCTCAACATTTTGCCTCATGTAATCACTTTTGAAGCTTCTCCTTTCATAAACTGAAAAACCAAAACAGAGCTCTAACTACTCAACGTCTATATTTATCTTATATTTACACTCATATTATAAGACATATTCCAACATGATTAATGCATACCTGGAGATCGTCGTTTCAAAGATCTATCTGTAGAAGAAGTATATGGTCTTCTGCTACCAGTTCGATCAGAAACAGACATATCATATCCTCTATCATCTCTAGAACTGAATGAACGTCTACGACTTCCTTCATATGGACTACGGTCTCGAATGCTTCTTCTACCTCTATCTGTGAATCTAGAAGCATCCATACGGTTACTAGGCTCCCAAGAACTACTGTAACCGCCATAGTTATCTGCACCAACTGTGTAACCTCCTCGTGCGTATTTAGCAGATTTACCTCTTTGGCGGGGTCTGGATAGCCTTGCTCGAACTTTCACCTATAATCAGAACAACTCGTTAAACCCATCTTGTGAAGAAGAATATATATGATAATATGAAAAGTTGGAATGACAAAAACAAAGAAGAAAGAGAAAAACCTTCTTGTTTCTGAAAACGAGTTCCGAATCATTAATACCATCAACACAAGATACTGCAGATTCATGTGTGCTGAATGTTATAAAACCAAAATCATCCCTTTTAGCAGCAGGCATATTTCGAGCTAGTTCAACCTTCTCAATTTTCCCAAATTGTCGCAGATGATCCTTAATAATATCCTCCTCCCACGAAGGAGGCAAACCATCAACAAATACTGTCCTCACCTGGATttccaaatatattattatatgtcatattattataattataatattataaatatagatTAAAGGATGTCAGACATTTAAAAATAGAGGTATAAATACAGTCATTAATAGGTCGATTCGGTTATATATTTTTACCCCTGCCTATCGGGTAAAGTATAAAAATATCTTAGAATGAAACGGGTCAAAAGTCACCCTAAGATTATATTTGATAAAGAAGACCTCCCAGAATACTTTATTATAAAATACTTAACTATATTTATAAAAAAGTACATATACTTGACAAGCTAACTGTATATATATAAAGGATTCGGAAGACTTAAAACTTTTTAGGTCAACCAGCCCGTCTCCTCTGAAAACCAGTAAATAAATAACCCATTTTGACCACGAACAGTTTTAGCATACTACCCAACCCACATGACCTATCCATTGTGTCACATACAAGAGTAACattaataagaatgatattaataGATTAGTGTGGTTGTAACTTGCACCCAAACACAACGATAAATATATATACCTGTGCCATGATCTCATCATCAGGTTCAATAAAGGTGTCAGCAAAGGCCACCCTGGCCGTCCGATCTGTTCCA
The window above is part of the Rutidosis leptorrhynchoides isolate AG116_Rl617_1_P2 chromosome 1, CSIRO_AGI_Rlap_v1, whole genome shotgun sequence genome. Proteins encoded here:
- the LOC139885824 gene encoding uncharacterized protein, translating into MTPFKKRLLHRVEDPQFEEKEDEEFAIEKQERLEIEYKAPSYVEEGEYARGVDQVRGERTEREYMNEREEGKRDEEELSEDNFYDEHGLDPDGYKKERHDVVRERQKKKELEVFVGGLDRETTEVDLREVFNQVGDITEVRLLMNPLTNKNKGFAFIRFATVEQARRALNDFKRPTINGKQCGVAPSQDSDTLFVGNICKTWSKDMLKEKLVRYGIDKFEELTLVEDVKNEGMNRGFAFLDFPSRADALEACRRLQKRDVIFGTDRTARVAFADTFIEPDDEIMAQVRTVFVDGLPPSWEEDIIKDHLRQFGKIEKVELARNMPAAKRDDFGFITFSTHESAVSCVDGINDSELVFRNKKVKVRARLSRPRQRGKSAKYARGGYTVGADNYGGYSSSWEPSNRMDASRFTDRGRRSIRDRSPYEGSRRRSFSSRDDRGYDMSVSDRTGSRRPYTSSTDRSLKRRSPVYERRSFKSDYMRQNVERQPYRDSYSSRGAGYMEDSSRTVSRAPNRGSSHFYDDNDDDGGRYTYVDHPSRYNDGGSRNFSSTSGLKRPYSSIEEQEHHPRYTETSRRQSRTDFDYGNSSDMVYNDRIYGNEPTRVARGSRSGYNGSNQSSSHGLYDKNTSSVGYRRVGIDNEDTEEMYPRYGRERESRDYIPSRSEMRAESYSPAYSNHRMSGDGYVGGGRVSDSYY